A genome region from Strigops habroptila isolate Jane chromosome 12, bStrHab1.2.pri, whole genome shotgun sequence includes the following:
- the NEUROG1 gene encoding neurogenin-1 — MMPADAASSGAEPPRERRRRRGRARARTEALLHTLKRSRRVKANDRERNRMHHLNAALDELRSVLPTFPDDTKLTKIETLRFAYNYIWALSETLRLAEQCLPPPPAFRGAAAPPSPGSDAGSWLSSASPSAPSLCASASGPSSPATSEDCAYAPADTLRGFRGLPAGPGAPCR; from the exons AT GATGCCCGCGGACGCGGCCAGCAGCGGCGCGGAACCTCCGCGGgaacggcggcggcggcgcgggcgtGCGCGGGCGCGCACCGAAGCGTTGCTGCACACGCTGAAGCGCAGCCGGCGGGTGAAGGCCAACGACCGGGAGCGGAACCGCATGCACCACCTCAACGCCGCCCTGGATGAGCTCCGCAGCGTCCTGCCCACCTTCCCCGACGACACCAAGCTCACCAAGATCGAGACCCTGCGCTTCGCCTACAACTACATCTGGGCCCTCTCCGAGACCCTCCGCCTGGCCGAGCAGtgcctcccgccgccccccgcctTCCGCGGGGCCGCCGCGCCCCCCAGCCCCGGCAGCGACGCCGGTTCCTGGCTGTCCAGCGCCTCCCCGTCCGCCCCTTCGCTCTGCGCCTCCGCCTCCGGCCCCAGCAGCCCCGCCACCTCCGAGGACTGCGCTTACGCGCCCGCCGACACCCTGCGCGGCTTCCGCGGGCTGCCCGCGGGCCCCGGCGCTCCCTGCCGCTAG
- the CXCL14 gene encoding C-X-C motif chemokine 14, with the protein MKLLTAALLLLFIVMCLASAEGVKCKCSRKGPKIRFSNVRKLEIKPRYPFCVEEMIIVTLWTRVRGEQQHCLNPKRQNTVRLLKWYRVWKEKGRVYEE; encoded by the exons ATGAAGCTCCTGACAGCAGcgctgcttctgctgttcatCGTGATGTGCTTGGCCAGCGCAGAAG GCGTGAAGTGCAAGTGTTCAAGGAAAGGTCCTAAAATAAGATTCTCTAATGTAAGGAAGCTGGAAATAAAACCGAGGTACCCATTCTGCGTGGAAGAGATGATTAT CGTGACTCTGTGGACACGGGTGAGGGGcgagcagcagcactgcttaAACCCCAAACGCCAAAACACAGTGAGACTGCTCAAGTGGTACAGAGtatggaaagagaaaggcag GGTTTATGAAGAATAA